A region from the Fusarium graminearum PH-1 chromosome 4, whole genome shotgun sequence genome encodes:
- a CDS encoding rRNA-processing protein FCF1 yields the protein MGVQKKTRKFAEVKRVIGRRDARLKENKLKAELAQKEKEKKTINGEVIREAPQMPSNMFFQHNTALVPPYSVLVDTNFLSHSVQRKLSLLDSMMDCLYAKCNPIITSCVMAELEKLGPKYRLALRVARDERWTRLECDHKGVYADDCLVDRVQKDRIYIVGTNDKALKQRLRKIPGVPIMSVARAKYVIERLPGAPDS from the exons ATGGGTGTCCAGAAAAAGACTCGCAAATTCGCAGAG GTCAAGCGAGTTATCGGTCGTCGCGATGCCAGattgaaggagaacaagctcaaggctgagctggcccagaaggagaaggagaagaagaccatcaATGGCGAGGTTATCCGAGAAGCTCCCCAAATGCCCAGCAACATGTTCTTCCAGCACAACACAGCTCTCGTCCCGCCCTACAGCGTTCTCGTCGATACCAACTTTCTCAGTCACTCAGTTCAGCGAAAGCTCTCTCTTCTCGACTCCATGATGGATTGTCTCTATGCCAAGTGTAACCCCATCATCACATCGTGTGTCATGGCTG AGTTGGAAAAGCTTGGACCCAAGTACCGACTGGCGCTGAGGGTTGCGCGAGACGAGCGATGGACGCGACTTGAGTGCGACCACAAAGGTGTATACGCCGATGACTGCTTGGTCGACCGAGTGCAGAAGGACAGAATCTACATTGTGGGCACAAACGATAAGGCGCTCAAGCAACGGCTACGTAAGATTCCTGGTGTGCCCATCATGAGTGTGGCGCGTGCCAAGTACGTGATAGAAAGGCTGCCAGGTGCACCGGACTCATAG
- a CDS encoding nitrogen metabolic regulation protein has protein sequence MPAQLNGSMTASIPIRIPGDQTQPQHQPQTGVFYKQHKHSRSSYSDSSPLANSRNNSLTFRPYKRLMSNPDKTIAVINASGRQAASFIRVATAVGYHVRAQLRNLDGVIASEVSENPNVTVLVGELYTRHQPSEANRDVTKHGPLTGVGVNYDLIANLFRGAQLAFINTTFYGDEIAIGKALADAAKRAGIQHYVYSSMPDHAAYDTKWPSLPLWAAKHEVEQYVRKLRMPATFVYTGIYNNNFTSLQYPLFCMELQKDGSFRWQAPFHPDAKLPWLDAEHDVGPAVLQIFKDGPTKWNGERIALAYEYLTPKEVCRLFSKGVGRPVRYVHGPIEVKVRIPEGYREQLVALEQLYDPSRKDPRKQPPYFGDPKVELSCPSEALELWEGPRGIEEYAREMFPIEEEANGLTWMLEDDSSDDEEVQHAAHSVEQLRIHEGDDDDSDDDNDDGLVIKGRKRDEEEWLA, from the coding sequence ATGCCCGCTCAACTAAACGGGTCCATGACCGCCAGCATTCCCATTCGAATACCCGGCGACCAGactcaacctcaacatcagccCCAGACTGGTGTTTTTTACAAACAACACAAGCACTCGAGATCGTCTTACTCCGATTCTTCTCCGCTCGCAAATTCCAGAAATAACTCTTTGACTTTTCGTCCTTATAAGAGGCTCATGTCAAACCCCGACAAGACCATCGCTGTCATCAACGCCAGCGGGCGACAGGCTGCGTCTTTCATCCGCGTCGCCACTGCTGTTGGTTACCATGTTCGCGCTCAGTTAAGAAATCTGGATGGCGTGATCGCTTCTGAAGTCTCCGAGAATCCTAACGTAACCGTTCTTGTTGGTGAACTGTACACGAGGCACCAACCTTCTGAAGCAAACCGCGATGTCACCAAGCATGGCCCTCTCACCGGTGTCGGAGTCAACTACGACTTGATCGCCAATCTTTTCCGTGGTGCTCAACTCGCCTTCATTAATACCACTTTTTACGGCGATGAGATAGCGATTGGAAAAGCCCTTGCTGATGCCGCCAAGCGCGCCGGAATCCAACACTATGTCTACTCATCGATGCCCGACCATGCTGCGTATGATACCAAATGGCCCTCGCTACCTCTTTGGGCCGCCAAGCATGAAGTCGAGCAGTATGTGCGCAAATTGAGAATGCCTGCCACCTTTGTTTACACCGgcatctacaacaacaacttcaccTCTCTTCAATACCCCCTCTTCTGCATGGAGTTGCAGAAGGATGGCTCCTTCAGATGGCAAGCACCTTTCCACCCTGACGCCAAGCTGCCTTGGCTAGATGCCGAGCACGACGTCGGCCCAGCGGTTCTCCAAATTTTCAAGGACGGCCCTACCAAGTGGAATGGAGAGCGTATAGCACTTGCATACGAGTACCTGACCCCAAAGGAGGTGTGTCGCCTTTTCTCCAAGGGAGTTGGTCGCCCTGTGCGCTATGTCCATGGGCCCATTGAGGTCAAGGTCCGCATTCCAGAAGGTTACCGGGAACAGCTTGTGGCTCTTGAGCAACTCTACGACCCCAGTCGAAAGGATCCTAGAAAGCAGCCGCCTTACTTCGGAGACCCCAAAGTTGAACTAAGCTGCCCAAGCGAAGCTCTGGAACTATGGGAGGGTCCCCGAGGCATTGAAGAGTATGCTAGAGAGATGTTCCCCATAGAAGAGGAAGCCAACGGCCTGACATGGATGCTGGAAGATGATTccagcgacgacgaggaggtGCAACACGCAGCACACTCGGTTGAGCAACTGAGAATCCATGAaggcgatgacgacgacagcgatgacgatAATGACGACGGTCTTGTGATAAAAGGCCGTAAGCgcgacgaggaggagtgGTTAGCATGA